The genome window GGCCGTCATACACGGCATCGCCGTTTCCTCCGTGTATTTCCTGCTGCCCCTTCTGGTGCGCGAAATATGGCGCGAAGCCGGCCGGAACGATTACCTGAAAGCCGCCCTGTTCCTGCTCTTCGCACTCTTCGTGAACAAGGCCTTCAATTCGGCATGGCGCTACCCGGCCCACATGACGACCTTAAGCATGCCGTTCATTCTCGCCGCGATGATCGCGCTGCACAGAAAATCACTTGTTTTCGCCGCCATCTGGTGCATTTGCCTGATTATGGCCCAGGAGCGGGCCGCCGTGGCGGTTTTCGGCGTGGGCATGTACGCCGCGGCGATCACGGGCAACATCCGCTTCGGCGCGGCGCTGTGCTTTCTTTCCACGGGCTACTTCTTCGCCGTGGTGAAAATCATCTCCCCTTCCTTTTACGGCGAGCAGGGAAGCTATCTTTACGCTTCGATGATAGATCCCTTTTTCGATATCAAAGACAAGCTGGTGTACGTCATCAACCTGTTCTTTTATCTTTTCTTCCTGCCGCTCGCCGGGCGGCGCGCCCTGACGGCGGCATCTTGCGCGGGGCCTGTTATCGCCCTGGCTCTCATATCGAGCCGCCCGTATATGTACACCATAGGCAGCCATTACAATGACCTGCAGTCCATGTTCCTTATCGCGGCCTCGGCCCACGGACTGCTCTGGCTGACGGCAAAACCGTGGTTCGCGCGGCTGCCACGGTACGCGGTCTGCCTGCTGGCTCTCGCCTGCCTTGCCTATTCCGCGAAATACGCGCGCCACACTCTGCCGGTACAGCACTTCGCGCGCATGGACGCCCCGGAATTCGTCCAGCCGTTGGATGCGGCAATAAAAACGTATGCGGACATTCCTCCCGAGGTAACCGCATTTATCACGGACAGGCTGGAAGCGCGTTTCGCGCCGCGGAAAAAAGTGATGGAGTTGTCCTACGCGCGGGCCGGCCGGCCTTTTTCCTCAAGCATGGTCTTTTTCAGCGACCGGGCATACACGAAGTATACCGTACCGGTTGCCGAATTCATTGCAACCCTTGACAAAAACCCCACCCTGCGGTTGGTCAGCGCGACCGAATTCCTGCGCGTTTACGCCAGCAAAGACCTTGCGCCGCAATAGCGTGAAGCCGCATACCGGTTACGCCGCCATAATTCCCGCACCCAATGAAGACCAACGGCACGGCTCCCAAACGCACGGCAGATGCCGTGCGTTTTTTTGCTAATAGCCGGGTTCGTTGACGCCGCACGGCCTGTGTGCTACCAGAATAGGTTGTGACTACTAGACGCGCAGATTGAGGCCGCATGAAAAAACCGGAGGAAGCGAACAAGCCGGACGCCGGGAAAGGGTACATCTTCCCTAAAGCGGGCAGGGCCACGCGCGCGGCGTCCTTCGGCAGCGCTCTGGGCAGGGCGGGAATTATCGGGCTGCACCCGATATCCGGCATCCTGGTCGGCGGCGGCGCCGGGTACTTTCTCTGGAAGAAATTTGACGCGGCCTGGATATTCTGGATACTGCTGCTCCTCGGCTTCATCGCCGGCTGCCTGAACGCCTGGCGGGAAGTGCGCGCGTATCTCCGGGAGCAGGACGCGGAACACAAAAGGCCGTAACGCCGGTTTGGGTTGCAAAGGATTTGCCGCAATGTTGCAGAAAAGCCGCGACACCGTTGAAAGATACTTACGAAACAGAGGGTTTACTTCTCCTGATTCGCGGCGTATCGTGGCCGATCAAGTTCTGCTCACGGCGGCGGCGTGTATTGCCGGCGTCCTGGTCCTCCCGCTGACGGCCTGGGGCCTCGCGTTCGGGCTTGGAACGCTGCTTGCCACCATAAATTTATGGCAGATCGCGCGGTTCGCGCACTGGAGCGTGACGCGGCGGTTTACCGGCAGATTGGCAGTCATCGGGTTTTGCGCGTTTCTTTTCCGGTTCGCGGGAACGGGCTTTGTGCTCTACCTCCTGCTGATACCGGCGCGCATGCCGGTTATCCCGCTGGTCGCGGGCTTGTCTTCCCTGGTCGTATGGTTGTCGGTCATGCGTTTTTCCCGCCCCGCGGGGCATTCTTGTAAGGAGGCGTAGCTTATGGACGGATTGCCGCATCCGGTACTCATCTCCACCCTGGTCGGCCTTGACCAGGTGACGCTGCTCGGCAAAACCGTGGAATTCAAACACGTCCTTTACACGTGGATAGGCATGGCGGGCCTCTTCGGCCTCGGCGCGTATGCCAGAACCCGGCTCACCATCGTGCCGGGCAAGCTCCAGAACGTGCTCGAGACGCTCATCGACGGCCTGGAACAAATGACCGTCAACGCCGCCGGGGAAGAAGGCCGCAAATTCTTCTCCCTCCTGTGCACCATCTTCCTGTTCGTCTTTACCCTGAACGTGATGGGCCTCATTCCCGCCTTTGACGCGCCGACGGCCAACATCAACACCACCCTGGCGCTGGCCGCCTTCGTCTTTGTCTTTTACAACGTTCTGGGCATCAAACGCTGGGGACCGGGATACATCAAACATTTCCTCGGGCCCAACCCGCTTTTGATACCGCTGATGCTCCCCATCGAGCTCATCAGCCACGTCGCGCGGCTCGTCTCGCTTACCTTGCGTCTTTTCGGCAATATCCGGGGGGAGGAAATCGCCCTGATGGTCTTTTTCCTGCTCTGCCCGATCATCAGCACGGTACCGGTCTACTTCCTGTTCCTGCTGGCGAAAACGTTGCAGGCTTTTATCTTTTTCATGCTGACCATGATCTACATCAAGGGCGCGCTGGATCACGCCCACTAGGATTCTTCTTTTGATGCGGATTTTGCGCCCGGACGGGCGCGAAAAGACCGTCAAAAACGTGCGGGGAATGGCGAAAGCCACAACATATAGCCAAGGAGACACTCCATGCGTAAACTTTTGACCGCCTTTTTCGGCGTTCTGGGCGTCCTGGCCACCGCCGGGGTCGCCATGGCCGCGGAAGCGGCAGCCGCCGCGGCGCCCGTGGCGCCCGCGACCCTTGACGCGCCCGGTCTCGGCACCGTGGCCCTTGCCATGTGCATCGGCATGGGCATCGCCGCCGCCGGTTGCGGCATCGGCCAGGGCCTGGGCCTGAAAGGCGCCTGCGAAGGCGTGGCCCGCAACCCCGAGGCCAGCAACAAGCTGACGAACACCCTGATGCTCGGCCTTGCGTTCATCGAATCGCTGGCCATCTACACGTTCGTTATCTGCCTTATTCTTATCTTCATGCGCCCCTTCGGGTGAGGATCACCGCTTTGCCCGGCGCGCCGTTCCGGCGCGCCGGGCGGGGCACAGAGTACGGAGTTCCCATGGTCTCACCCAAGTCCGCCCATATCCCGCGCGCGACCATTCAGCGCCTTGCCATTTACCTTGAAGTGCTGGAAAAACTGCACGACGACGGCATAACCGTCATATCCTCGGAACCCCTGGCAAAAGCCTGCGCGGTGAACGCATCGCAAATACGCAAGGACCTCACCTACTTCGGTGAATTCGGCGTGCGCGGCGTGGGGTATAATATCGCCAACCTCATGGCCTCCATCTCCGAAGCCCTCGGCGCGGACAGGCCGTGGAACTGCGTTCTCGTGGGCGCGGGCAAGCTCGGCCAGGCGCTCTTGAACCACCGTGACTTTTCCCAGCGCAGTTACCACATCATCGCCGCCTTTGACTCCGACCCCACGAAAATCGGGGAGGAAATCGCCGGCGTGACCGTGCAGAACGTACACCTGTTGAAAGAATCCACCGAAAAGCTCAACGCCCGCATCGGTCTTATCACCACGCCCCCGGCCTGGGCCCAGCAGGTGGCGGACCAGCTTGTGGAGGCGGGCATCCAGGGGATTCTCAACTTCGTTCCCGCCAGAATTTTTGTGCCGGACCACATCTTTTTGGAGTATGTGGACTTTTTCCACCACTTGTACGCGCTTTCGTTCAACATCACAGCCGCTGAAAACAAATGAGCGGGACCTCCCCGGTCTTTGTGCTGCTGACGGATTTCGGCCTGGCCGACCCCTACGCCGGCCAACTCAAGGCCGCGCTGTTCGTGCATGCTCCGTCAGTTCCCATTCTGGATCTTTCGCACGGCGTACCGCCTTTTGCCGTTCCCACGGGCGCGTTTTTTCTCGCGGCCAGCCGCCGGTACTACCCGAAAGGCGCCATCTTCATCTGCGTGGTGGACCCCGGCGTGGGTTCATTCCGCGACCTCGTCTGCATCACGAACGCAAACCACACGCTGCTCGGGCCGGATAACGGACTCCTGGCCCTGGCCTGCCGGGACATGCGCCGTGAAGGCCCTGTTTCGATCCACACGCTGGTCCCTTCCTCCCTCCCGGCGGCCAACACCTTCCACGGCAGGGACATCCTCGCCCCGATCGCCGCGTCCCTGGCCTCCGGCTCGGCCATCCACGCCGTGGGCGCCCGCCCGCGGAAAAAGATCTTCACGCCTCCTTGGGCGGAACCGGAACACGGGTCCGGCGAAATTATCTGCACGGTCCTGCATGCGGACAGGTTCGGCAACTGCATTCTCAACCTCCCCAATGAAGACGAGCTTCTTCTCTACCCGCGCCTGTCCCTGTACATCCCGAAATCGGGCAACAGCGTTGCGCTGCAAGAGGTAACCCATTACGCGGAACTGCCCGCCAGCGCGGCGGGCATCCTTCCCGGCGGGCAGGGATTTTACGAAGTTGCCATGGCAAACGCCCCGGCCGCCGAGCACCTGGACCTCGCGCCCGGCGACGCGTGCCATATCCGGGGGGATCTCTGGGGGCAGGTATGACGCGCGCGTTCAGGAACGCCCTTGCCTTCCTCAGCCGTCTCGTCCCGCCGCCTTCCCCGTCCGCCGCCCCTTTATCGGACGGCAAAAACGGCCTGGCCGATGCCGTGCCGTTCTACCCCCTGGCCGGGGCGATTCTCGGCCTTATCGCCGCCCTGCCCGCCATGCTTGTTCCCGCTGTCGCCGCCTGGCTCTACCCCCTGATCCTGGCCTGGCTCACGCGCGGCCTGCACTGGGACGGCCTGGCGGACCTCGCCGACGCTTGCGGCAGCAACGCCACGGGCGACCGGTTCTGGGAAATCATCAAGGACAGCCGCATCGGGGCCTTCGGCGTGATGGCCCTCGTCTTCGCCATCGCCGGGCAGATGCTCGCGGCCCACGGCTGCATCGGGAGCGGCAACCTTTTCGCGCTGATCCTCGCGCCGGCGTATGGCCGGGCCATGGTTATCGTTCTGGGGCGGCTCACCCGTCCGCACCCCGCATCCACTTTGGCGGCGCTGATCCAGCCCGGCACCGGCTCGCGCTCCTCGCTGCTCGCCCTTGCCGCCACCCTGGCCGCCGCGTTCTTCATTCTCAGGCCGCTGCCGTTTCTGGCGGCTCTCGGCCTTACCGCCGCCTGCCTCGCCGTGCTCGTCCGCATCGCCTCCCGTCACAGCGGCGCCAACGGGGACTTTTACGGCGCCGTGATTATCGCCGCCGAAACCGCCGTTCTGCTCGCGGGCGGACTGTAGCGGGCAATCCGGCGCGCGAAGGCCACAACGCAACCCGCTATAACGCGAAGGGCCTGCCGGTTACGGCAGGCCCTTCGCGCATCCGGTCCGGGTTTCATCCCTTCATATGGATCAGGGGAAAAGGCTTGCCCGCGCCGTCACGGGGAGATCTGCCGGTCTCGACAAACCCGAGCCGGGAATAAAAAGCGCGCGCGCCGGGGTTTTGCTCGTTGACGTCCAGGTCGAGCCTTCCCTTAAGAAGCCGGGCATGCCGGATCAGAAGCGTTCCCACGCCCCGGCGGCTCCGGGCAGGGTCGACGAACAGGGCTTCCAGCTTCCACGCCAGGGTGGCGGCGGACGCGATATCCAGCCCCATGAACCCCAGGGGCGTATTGGCCGTTTCCGCGGCGGCGACCCAGATTTCCAGGGGGGAGGCGAGAAACTCCCGGACCATGGGGCGGTAGTAGGCGATATCCTTCTCGGCCAGGAAGTGGTGCGTCGCGCGGACGGAACGTTCCCACAGGGCGAGAAGGCCGTCGCGTTCGGCGGCGTGCGGCGGGCGGATCAGGGGCATGGCATATCCGTTGCCGCCGGGATGCCCGGCGGCGGCTTGTCAGTTAAAACTGCCGGACGAGGAACTCTCGGTAGAGATAACGTCCCCGGCGAGGTTCTTCACATCGGGCGACACGGGCGAGGCGTGCCATCCGGATGCGGGAGCCGGGCCGGAAAAGTCGCCCGCGGCGGCATCAAACGAAAAAACCGCGAGGGCGCGCGTTTCGAACTCTTTCAGAAATTCCGCGTTGGGCGCGCTGAGCAGCATGAGATCCGTCTGGGGAACGTCAAGGTCGGCGGGCCATGGCTCGCGGTACTCGGCCATGGCCCGCGCCCCCTTATCCAGGCTGAACAGCCAGCGCTTGGCGATCCACGCCTGCGGCACGGCCGTGCCGTTGGCCGCCAGCAGTTCGCTCGCCCAATCCCCGGCGGCGGGCACGTGCAGGGTGTACAGCGCCCCCGCGCGGTCAACCGGCCCGGCCCCTTGCCGCACGCCGAAGCTGCCCGGCAGCGTATTGCCCTGGGGCACGAAATTCCAGCGTTCCGCTTCATCAAGCCGGATGATGGCCGCGTAAGCGAATTTCGTCGCGGGCGATACGGTTCCGTCCGTATACACGGCGTAATCGAACGAGGCCGTGACGGAGCCGGGAACCTCCATGGTCCGGGGAGAAACCCAGACCCTGCCGCAATCCGCGAGGGTGAACGGCGCTTTGGCCGCGATGGATATGGCCGGCCGCTGGCTCGTGGTCAGAACGCCGCCGACGACGCCCGTGCGCCCGGCGGAACAGGCCGCGAGCAGAAGACTTGCGGAAAAGACGGCAAGCATGCGCGCATATGGTTTCATACATCACCTCGTAACGGCCGAAAGGCCGGAGAAAAACGGGCGGTTACCGCCAGCCCCGGAAAAAATCCACTTCCATCAACTCGCCGGCGAGTTTTTTCATGTCCGGCGAAAAGGCGGGTTTTGCCAGCATCGAGGGGGCGGAAGGCGCTTCCAGCATCTCCGGAGCGTGCATATCCAACGAAAAAGCCGCGTCCGAGCGGGCGAAAAACCCTTCCAGGCACTCCTTCCGCGCAAAGACAAGGTCCGCCGCTTCCGGATCAAGGCATTCCGGCCAGGGTTCCCGGTATTCCGCAACCACGCGGACCGCCCGGTCCGGGGTGGCGGAAAACCGCCGCGCCAGCCAGAGCGGCGGCGTCTCGCGCCCGCTCGCCCGCCACATGGCGCTGAACCAGTCCTTTTCGCCGTCGACGCGCAGCACCTGGACGGTCCAGCTGTAGCCGCCGATATCCTTGCGGCCAAGGGCCAGTCCGCCAAACGGCTTGTTGCTCTCCGGCCTGAAGTACCAGCGCCTGTCATCAGACGGGGTGACAACAAAGGCGTGGGCGTGGCGGGTAATCGCGCCTTCGCCGCTCCCATTGCCGCCCTCATCCCCGTAGACAGCGAAGTCCATGATGCCGGAGGGTTCCAGCCCCAGGTAGTCCGTGGGCAGGGAAACCCATTGCCTGCCGTATCCCTGCAGGATCAGCGGAGGATTGGCCCCGACGGTCAGCCGGGGATAGTCCGTCCGGACCAGCGTGGAGCCGGAAATGCCGTTGAACGCGGCCGCGCAGCCGAAAAGGCACAGGCATGCCACGGCCAGGGCTAAAATCCGGGCCAGGGTATGAGCCGGGCCTGATGCCGGAAAAAGCGGCAACCGTGTGTTATCCGCGTGCATGGGGTTCTCCTTCCCGGCCGTCGCCGGGGGGCGTAGCGAACATTTTGGCCGCGACGTCGGGCCAGACCATCTCCGGCGTCATGTCGCGCATGCACTTGTGGTGCTGCAACGGGCATTCCTGCGGGCCGTGCAGCCCGCACGGGCGGCAGGGAAGCGGCAGTTCCATGACCGTCGCGCCTTCGCCTCTGGGGAAAAACCCCAGTTCCCGCACCGTGGGGCCGAAAAGGGCCGTGACCGGCGTTTTCTGGGGCCAGGCCAGATGCATGGGGCCGGAGTCGTTGGTCAAATAGCAGGAAAGACGGCCGATAAAGGCGGCGAGTTCCGGCAAAGAGAGCTTGGCCGCGAGATTGATGATACTCTTGCCGTCTTCTTTGGACAACTCGTTCACCGCAAGGGAGACGGTTTCCTCCGCCATGGCCTCTTCATCGCCGGGGCCGCCGAACACCAGGACCCGCGCGCCTTCCCGCGCGGCCTTAGCCGCAATGGCGGCGAAATATTCCAGGGGCCAGCGCTTGGTGCCCCAGATGGACCCCGGATGCACGCCGAGAACGGGCGCTGCCCGCTCCGCCGCGAGGGAGGCGAAAAACCGTTCAGCCGCATCCGCCGCCTCCTGGGGCAGCACTATATCCGGCCAGCCGGAAAGCGGCACGCCGCGCGCGCCGAGATCCAGCGGCAGGAGGAGGCGGAGCAGCCGCTCCACTTCCTCAAATTCCGTAAACAGCCTCGGGACCGTATGGGTATAGAACCAGGCGTTGGCCCTGGGTTCCGCGTAGCCGATGCGCACCTTGGCGCTGCTCCAGCGGGCCAGCATGCCGCTGCGCAAACTCCCGTGGGCGGAAATCCACAACCCGTAGCGTTCGCGGCCCAGGGCGCGGCCAAGGCGGAGCGCTTGCAGCGCGCCCTTGTCCCGGCCGCGTTTGTCGTATTCGTACACGTTCGTCAGCGCCGGGTGGGACGCGAACAAACCCTTGAATCCCTTGCGGACCCAAAAATCGATGACCGCATCCGGGTAGGCCGCGCGCAAGGTTTGCAGCAAAGGCAACGT of uncultured delta proteobacterium contains these proteins:
- a CDS encoding membrane hypothetical protein (Evidence 5 : No homology to any previously reported sequences); its protein translation is MGGTDCAVLEKDAPGWQRACVHIGLPCIFAGIIITASVYCVYAFLMPFDFGLFTNIIWNFAQGDGWHASFYEGQVRVNFLADHIALYIPFLSLPMRLFPSPYTLAVIHGIAVSSVYFLLPLLVREIWREAGRNDYLKAALFLLFALFVNKAFNSAWRYPAHMTTLSMPFILAAMIALHRKSLVFAAIWCICLIMAQERAAVAVFGVGMYAAAITGNIRFGAALCFLSTGYFFAVVKIISPSFYGEQGSYLYASMIDPFFDIKDKLVYVINLFFYLFFLPLAGRRALTAASCAGPVIALALISSRPYMYTIGSHYNDLQSMFLIAASAHGLLWLTAKPWFARLPRYAVCLLALACLAYSAKYARHTLPVQHFARMDAPEFVQPLDAAIKTYADIPPEVTAFITDRLEARFAPRKKVMELSYARAGRPFSSSMVFFSDRAYTKYTVPVAEFIATLDKNPTLRLVSATEFLRVYASKDLAPQ
- a CDS encoding conserved hypothetical protein (Evidence 4 : Homologs of previously reported genes of unknown function), translating into MKKPEEANKPDAGKGYIFPKAGRATRAASFGSALGRAGIIGLHPISGILVGGGAGYFLWKKFDAAWIFWILLLLGFIAGCLNAWREVRAYLREQDAEHKRP
- a CDS encoding putative ATP synthase I chain (Evidence 3 : Function proposed based on presence of conserved amino acid motif, structural feature or limited homology), coding for MLQKSRDTVERYLRNRGFTSPDSRRIVADQVLLTAAACIAGVLVLPLTAWGLAFGLGTLLATINLWQIARFAHWSVTRRFTGRLAVIGFCAFLFRFAGTGFVLYLLLIPARMPVIPLVAGLSSLVVWLSVMRFSRPAGHSCKEA
- the atpB gene encoding ATP synthase subunit a; the protein is MDGLPHPVLISTLVGLDQVTLLGKTVEFKHVLYTWIGMAGLFGLGAYARTRLTIVPGKLQNVLETLIDGLEQMTVNAAGEEGRKFFSLLCTIFLFVFTLNVMGLIPAFDAPTANINTTLALAAFVFVFYNVLGIKRWGPGYIKHFLGPNPLLIPLMLPIELISHVARLVSLTLRLFGNIRGEEIALMVFFLLCPIISTVPVYFLFLLAKTLQAFIFFMLTMIYIKGALDHAH
- a CDS encoding ATP synthase F0, C subunit, with product MRKLLTAFFGVLGVLATAGVAMAAEAAAAAAPVAPATLDAPGLGTVALAMCIGMGIAAAGCGIGQGLGLKGACEGVARNPEASNKLTNTLMLGLAFIESLAIYTFVICLILIFMRPFG
- the rex gene encoding Redox-sensing transcriptional repressor rex encodes the protein MVSPKSAHIPRATIQRLAIYLEVLEKLHDDGITVISSEPLAKACAVNASQIRKDLTYFGEFGVRGVGYNIANLMASISEALGADRPWNCVLVGAGKLGQALLNHRDFSQRSYHIIAAFDSDPTKIGEEIAGVTVQNVHLLKESTEKLNARIGLITTPPAWAQQVADQLVEAGIQGILNFVPARIFVPDHIFLEYVDFFHHLYALSFNITAAENK
- a CDS encoding conserved hypothetical protein (Evidence 4 : Homologs of previously reported genes of unknown function) — protein: MSGTSPVFVLLTDFGLADPYAGQLKAALFVHAPSVPILDLSHGVPPFAVPTGAFFLAASRRYYPKGAIFICVVDPGVGSFRDLVCITNANHTLLGPDNGLLALACRDMRREGPVSIHTLVPSSLPAANTFHGRDILAPIAASLASGSAIHAVGARPRKKIFTPPWAEPEHGSGEIICTVLHADRFGNCILNLPNEDELLLYPRLSLYIPKSGNSVALQEVTHYAELPASAAGILPGGQGFYEVAMANAPAAEHLDLAPGDACHIRGDLWGQV
- the cobS gene encoding Cobalamin synthase, producing the protein MTRAFRNALAFLSRLVPPPSPSAAPLSDGKNGLADAVPFYPLAGAILGLIAALPAMLVPAVAAWLYPLILAWLTRGLHWDGLADLADACGSNATGDRFWEIIKDSRIGAFGVMALVFAIAGQMLAAHGCIGSGNLFALILAPAYGRAMVIVLGRLTRPHPASTLAALIQPGTGSRSSLLALAATLAAAFFILRPLPFLAALGLTAACLAVLVRIASRHSGANGDFYGAVIIAAETAVLLAGGL
- a CDS encoding Acetyltransferase, GNAT family, coding for MPLIRPPHAAERDGLLALWERSVRATHHFLAEKDIAYYRPMVREFLASPLEIWVAAAETANTPLGFMGLDIASAATLAWKLEALFVDPARSRRGVGTLLIRHARLLKGRLDLDVNEQNPGARAFYSRLGFVETGRSPRDGAGKPFPLIHMKG
- a CDS encoding exported hypothetical protein (Evidence 5 : No homology to any previously reported sequences) gives rise to the protein MKPYARMLAVFSASLLLAACSAGRTGVVGGVLTTSQRPAISIAAKAPFTLADCGRVWVSPRTMEVPGSVTASFDYAVYTDGTVSPATKFAYAAIIRLDEAERWNFVPQGNTLPGSFGVRQGAGPVDRAGALYTLHVPAAGDWASELLAANGTAVPQAWIAKRWLFSLDKGARAMAEYREPWPADLDVPQTDLMLLSAPNAEFLKEFETRALAVFSFDAAAGDFSGPAPASGWHASPVSPDVKNLAGDVISTESSSSGSFN
- a CDS encoding exported hypothetical protein (Evidence 5 : No homology to any previously reported sequences); translated protein: MHADNTRLPLFPASGPAHTLARILALAVACLCLFGCAAAFNGISGSTLVRTDYPRLTVGANPPLILQGYGRQWVSLPTDYLGLEPSGIMDFAVYGDEGGNGSGEGAITRHAHAFVVTPSDDRRWYFRPESNKPFGGLALGRKDIGGYSWTVQVLRVDGEKDWFSAMWRASGRETPPLWLARRFSATPDRAVRVVAEYREPWPECLDPEAADLVFARKECLEGFFARSDAAFSLDMHAPEMLEAPSAPSMLAKPAFSPDMKKLAGELMEVDFFRGWR
- the rfaF gene encoding Lipopolysaccharide heptosyltransferase II; translated protein: MTKIGVWNTAFLGDAILTLPLLQTLRAAYPDAVIDFWVRKGFKGLFASHPALTNVYEYDKRGRDKGALQALRLGRALGRERYGLWISAHGSLRSGMLARWSSAKVRIGYAEPRANAWFYTHTVPRLFTEFEEVERLLRLLLPLDLGARGVPLSGWPDIVLPQEAADAAERFFASLAAERAAPVLGVHPGSIWGTKRWPLEYFAAIAAKAAREGARVLVFGGPGDEEAMAEETVSLAVNELSKEDGKSIINLAAKLSLPELAAFIGRLSCYLTNDSGPMHLAWPQKTPVTALFGPTVRELGFFPRGEGATVMELPLPCRPCGLHGPQECPLQHHKCMRDMTPEMVWPDVAAKMFATPPGDGREGEPHARG